One Solanum lycopersicum chromosome 4, SLM_r2.1 DNA window includes the following coding sequences:
- the LOC101244480 gene encoding uncharacterized protein At1g21580 isoform X3 produces the protein MDLPPYHHQHHRHHHHRYVQPPPNFSHNPNFFHHLPPPPQPPQQRLPPPPPLLSNLPPPPPQRHISHPPLPPSPSLPLHHKSQFSFPSRHSENPRYDYHQNRSPPRVSSNITLNQPPYQLPHPHPSSFHYNDHYHKPPPPPPPRFIVTDFTSSGLRENRASSVNDSQEPLRIRRDVNSKYDDDERYRLERRRMEIDIKPWRDFRKSPGNYDVRVDRYEGERWEYGDNVDEVLVGSSSRRVSSLDNGNDCTDVRFSNRLRVDKEEIHRSPQKKQVQKKSALLRIQCGKANNRSRNQDYDLSSGAVRGKQKDVFERLEKRVEEREGSQMELDVSFKSNALVAKAIMTPSSSAIDSDRSEAPRCKKIRKVNFSGSPTKRIGDDSGKGYGSANDSGFRPSSNQEFNCLADKITVSAVGSSSNCTLDSYKDSRHLADKSTDSIDGRTSNGTLNNNKESQLLPDEATVSVASRASNSTSLLSSTVTNDLTGTKESKESAENKVLNQGSNHVEKFRLPFFIIRKKKVPKKKVINPINVKLPSDEVVSKLEKPFKLSAVSKDESLEQSNSDGKKASPAKVLVSSSMDSEIYGVADYTSRSVQSVPSTMNFETCMIEVQNEPTSSDLDNTGHVGGHSEDELRVSEDGPIKESSESMACEERNGDAVLSSLDGREIHKDEVSSSTEDTYISADSGLGFSDGKKNAVAVIGSFGAGCVEPSSDSNVVPLLNNIENGLRESFFNANDSCSNSDETGRTAVDNDLQTADCLSNSDPRAGTFGGSFESCVDGLTLSPEMRHTKGSINAGVSVGDDVRIIVDDDCLPKVTRKRKIMDDESVMPTTKMSKTEENVVSSLLGQGNNFSCFREDRASEEEDGTVSGYGTDSLKGDHSYGGPSEVELSLQDCFKDDSESCSTKRAKKSEVSSPAKVKSAPCVTTYEEPSSRPITMPMINDVSVTELESPNTLTNVDDSPLARPSVNVLESSSIAKGVCQAEPFEHFSDDQQVVAHNSQLGAVGQETTTSVVSIETLKMADRVSDDQGSSVGIDQKLAPESHESCHYVLDRDDMPLLADNLSLFANKVSVKSMESVPDMSPLLSFPDLTNCSVSEEPIDKSSVSSEIVIEKALRVDENSRTAYDNISSSVKTSSDAFEFDRSSDHKVGGNPVVNINTVALSSQNTVKSSKNVSSQGWKPNLGANQQIPAGSRVLSVRPSSFITPRNVPVPKKPLTWHRTGNSFSSVVGRGSQMNSLPPQSHLSKDTAKVGSYIRKGNSLVRNPSPVGSLPKGYHASSSSTYRLNSSGVNDLRRKCENRAEITGSPSCRGTPEVNAPSERPKTPTQSESFSCVTLMSTSSPVVDHPGNGDIATNSDPMEVTDNILALKPSELPSTSSAVLECQIGLGGDSGSQNTLDEGSSRKVIVYVKQRSNQLVAASDKTQTSSDGYYKRRKNQLIRASGNNQMKQRVATTKNIVPFQRGMKRLNGLAKTSKLSKFSLVWKLGDTQSSRKYGGTVEYEKLWPFLFPWKRASYRRNFLSSSPSDNSSIIRRKLLLSKKRETIYTRSIHGLSLRRSKVLSVSGSSLKWSKSIEQRSKKAAEEAALAVAAVDKRRRGQYGSNADSMNGNNVSRERIFRIGCERYKMDSSGKTLHRISDEEPSVSVPEAKKSYVPKRLLIGNDEYVRVGNGNKLVRNPKRRVRILASEKVRWSLHTARIRLARKKQYCQFFTRFGKCNKDSGKCPYIHDPSKIAVCSKFLNGSCSDTNCKLTHEVIPERMQDCSYFLQGICSNENCPYRHVNVNPNASICEGFLRGYCADGNECQKKHTYVCPVFEATGNCPKGSNCKLHHPKNRRKGAKRKALSELKNGRGRYFGSPHIHISECITAGSEKPSVKGNNDIFLEGKFVDFISLDGSDEEEQTIDQRSEEKPLCESGPAEMQLDDLDELIKPVRLINRNRSVGSSPYIDSPSDMTTSYVSE, from the exons ATGGATCTTCCTCCATATCACCACCAGCACCACCGTCACCATCACCACAGGTACGTTCAACCTCCTCCAAACTTTTCCCATAACCCTAATTTCTTCCACCACCTTCCTCCGCCGCCGCAGCCGCCACAGCAACGGCTTCCACCTCCACCACCACTACTATCCAATCTCCCTCCACCACCACCTCAGCGTCACATCTCTCACCCCCCTCTTCCTCCTTCCCCATCCCTTCCCTTGCACCACAAATCCCAGTTCTCCTTCCCTTCTCGTCATTCAGAAAACCCTCGATACGATTATCACCAAAATCGCTCTCCCCCTAGGGTTTCCTCTAATATAACCCTAAATCAACCTCCGTACCAGCTCCCTCACCCCCATCCCTCAAGTTTTCATTATAACGACCATTACCATAAGCCCCCTCCTCCTCCTCCACCGAGGTTTATTGTGACTGATTTTACCTCAAGTGGGTTGAGAGAGAATCGTGCTAGCTCTGTAAACGACAGTCAAGAGCCTCTTAGGATTAGGAGAGATGTGAATAGCaagtatgatgatgatgaaaggTACCGTCTTGAGAGGCGTAGAATGGAGATTGATATAAAACCATGGAGGGATTTTAGAAAGAGTCCGGGGAATTATGATGTGCGTGTTGATAGATATGAAGGTGAGAGATGGGAATATGGTGATAATGTTGATGAAGTTCTAGTTGGTTCTTCTTCTAGGCGAGTGTCTTCTTTGGATAATGGTAATGATTGCACTGATGTTAGGTTTAGCAATAGGTTAAGAGTGGACAAGGAGGAAATTCATAGGTCTCCACAGAAGAAGCAAGTGCAGAAGAAGAGTGCATTACTCAGGATTCAATGTGGAAAAGCTAACAACAGGAGTAGAAATCAGGACTATGACTTGAGTTCTGGTGCGGTAAGGGGAAAGCAGAAAGATGTGTTTGAGAGGTTGGAGAAAAGGGTTGAGGAAAGAGAGGGAAGCCAGATGGAGCTTGATGTTTCATTTAAATCTAATGCACTTGTGGCAAAGGCCATTATGACCCCGTCAAGCTCCGCCATTGACTCAGACAGAAGTGAAGCACCTCGATGTAAGAAGATTAGAAAAGTGAATTTCTCTGGTTCTCCAACGAAGAGAATAGGAGACGATTCGGGAAAGGGTTATGGTTCAGCAAATGATTCTGGTTTCCGACCGAGTTCTAACCAAGAGTTCAATTGTTTGGCAGATAAAATTACGGTTTCTGCAGTTGGAAGTTCATCTAATTGCACTTTGGATTCTTACAAAGATTCAAGACACTTGGCAGATAAAAGTACAGATTCTATTGATGGACGCACATCTAATGGTACCTTGAATAACAACAAGGAGTCTCAACTTTTGCCTGATGAAGCTACAGTTTCTGTTGCTAGTAGGGCATCTAACAGCACTTCATTGCTGAGTTCCACTGTGACAAATGATTTAACTGGAACCAAAGAAAGCAAGGAATCTGCAGAGAACAAGGTTTTGAATCAGGGTAGTAATCATGTTGAGAAGTTCAGACTACCTTTCTTCATAATTAGAAAGAAGAAAGTGCCTAAGAAGAAAGTCATAAACCCTATCAATGTGAAATTGCCTTCAGATGAAGTAGTTAGCAAACTAGAAAAACCTTTTAAACTGTCTGCTGTTAGTAAAGACGAGTCCTTAGAGCAGTCAAATTCTGATGGGAAGAAAGCTAGTCCAGCTAAAGTCTTGGTTTCTTCAAGCATGGACTCTGAAATTTATGGCGTTGCTGATTATACCAGCAGATCAGTTCAGAGTGTCCCTTCCACGATGAATTTTGAGACATGTATGATTGAAGTACAAAACGAACCTACTAGTTCTGATTTGGATAATACTGGTCATGTTGGAGGACATTCTGAGGATGAGCTCCGAGTGTCTGAAGATGGTCCTATTAAAGAATCTTCTGAGTCCATGGCTTGTGAAGAAAGAAACGGCGATGCTGTCTTGTCAAGCCTAGATGGGAGAGAAATTCACAAAGATGAAGTATCTTCGTCAACTGAAGATACATATATCTCTGCTGATTCTGGGTTGGGGTTTTCTGATGGGAAGAAGAATGCAGTTGCTGTTATAGGATCCTTTGGAGCAGGTTGTGTGGAGCCATCCAGTGACTCCAACGTTGTACCTCTGCTGAATAATATTGAGAACGGACTCCGAGAAAGTTTCTTTAATGCAAATGACAGCTGTTCTAATTCTGATGAGACTGGGAGAACTGCGGTTGACAATGACTTGCAAACTGCAGATTGTTTAAGTAATAGTGATCCAAGGGCCGGTACTTTTGGCGGTAGTTTTGAATCATGTGTTGATGGACTCACATTGTCACCTGAGATGAGACATACTAAAGGATCTATCAATGCAGGGGTTTCTGTTGGAGATGATGTTAGGATTATTGTGGATGATGACTGTTTACCTAAGGTCACCAGGAAGAGGAAGATTATGGATGACGAGTCTGTTATGCCCACTACGAAGATGAGTAAGACAGAGGAAAATGTGGTTAGTTCTTTGCTAGGCCAAGGTAATAATTTCAGTTGTTTTAGAGAAGATCGTGCCTCTGAAGAAGAGGATGGTACAGTTTCTGGTTATGGGACCGACTCACTAAAGGGGGATCACTCATATGGGGGGCCTTCAGAAGTGGAGCTGTCTCTTCAGGATTGTTTTAAAGATGATTCCGAATCGTGTTCTACCAAGAGGGCCAAGAAAAGTGAAGTTTCTTCGCCAGCTAAGGTTAAATCTGCACCCTGTGTTACCACCTATGAGGAACCTTCTAGCAGGCCAATTACAATGCCTATGATCAATGATGTTTCCGTGACGGAGTTAGAATCTCCAAATACATTGACTAATGTAGATGATAGTCCACTAGCTCGTCCATCAGTCAATGTGCTTGAGAGCAGCAGTATTGCCAAGGGTGTATGTCAGGCTGAGCCATTTGAACACTTTTCAGATGACCAGCAAGTCGTTGCTCACAATTCTCAACTGGGAGCAGTGGGACAAGAAACTACAACTTCAGTTGTATCCATTGAGACGCTAAAAATGGCTGATAGAGTAAGCGATGACCAAGGTTCCTCTGTTGGAATAGACCAAAAATTGGCCCCAGAAAGTCATGAAAGCTGTCATTATGTGCTTGATAGGGATGACATGCCTTTATTGGCAGATAATCTCTCTTTATTTGCGAACAAAGTAAGCGTCAAAAGTATGGAATCGGTGCCAGATATGTCACCGCTGCTGTCATTTCCTGACTTAACTAATTGCTCAGTCTCTGAGGAACCTATTGATAAGTCATCAGTATCCAGTGAAATTGTTATTGAAAAAGCCCTAAGAGTTGATGAAAATTCTAGAACAGCTTATGACAATATTTCTTCTTCAGTGAAGACATCGTCAGATGCTTTTGAGTTTGATAGAAGTTCAGATCATAAAGTTGGTGGCAATCCTGTGGTTAACATCAATACTGTGGCATTATCATCACAGAACACAGTAAAGTCCTCCAAGAATGTGAGTTCACAAGGTTGGAAACCAAATCTAGGTGCAAACCAGCAAATTCCTGCTGGCTCTAGGGTTTTATCTGTTCGCCCATCAAGTTTTATCACTCCAAGGAATGTGCCTGTTCCGAAGAAGCCACTGACATGGCATAGAACTGGTAATAGCTTTTCGTCTGTTGTTGGACGAGGTTCCCAAATGAACTCCCTACCTCCACAAAGCCATTTATCTAAGGACACTGCAAAAGTCGGCTCTTACATTCGCAAGGGTAACAGTCTTGTCAGAAATCCTTCTCCTGTTGGTTCCCTTCCCAAAGGATACCATGCTTCAAGTTCTTCAACTTACCGGTTGAACTCTTCTGGTGTGAATGACCTTAGGAGAAAATGTGAGAACAGGGCTGAGATAACTGGTTCACCTAGCTGCAGGGGAACTCCAGAAGTAAATGCTCCTTCAGAGAGACCCAAAACCCCGACACAGAGCGAATCATTTAGTTGCGTTACATTGATGTCTACGTCTTCACCAGTGGTAGATCATCCTGGAAATGGTGATATTGCTACAAACTCAGATCCTATGGAAGTAACTGACAATATCTTGGCGCTGAAGCCTTCTGAGCTTCCTTCAACATCTTCTGCAGTTCTTGAATGTCAAATTGGTCTGGGAGGTGATTCTGGAAGCCAGAATACATTAGATGAAGGCAGTTCCAGAAAGGTGATAGTTTATGTGAAGCAAAGATCGAATCAGTTAGTTGCAGCTTCAGATAAGACCCAGACATCATCCGATGGCTACTATAAGAGGAGAAAGAATCAACTGATTCGTGCATCTGGCAATAATCAGATGAAGCAAAGAGTTGCCACGACAAAAAATATAGTTCCTTTCCAAAGAGGTATGAAAAGGCTGAATg GTTTAGCCAAGACCTCTAAATTGTCAAAGTTCTCATTGGTCTGGAAATTAGGTGACACTCAATCATCAAGGAAATATGGCGGCACTGTAGAGTATGAGAAACTTTGGCCTTTCTTATTTCCATGGAAAAGAGCTAGCTATCGGAGGAATTTCCTCAGTTCCTCTCCAAGTGACAATTCCTCTATTATCAG aCGGAAGTTACTGCTCTCAAAAAAGCGGGAGACAATCTACACAAGGTCAATTCATGGACTCTCTTTACGAAGATCTAAGGTGTTAAGTGTCTCTGGCTCTAGTCTAAAGTGGTCAAAATCTATTGAGCAAAGGTCAAAGAAGGCTGCTGAG GAAGCTGCACTGGCAGTTGCTGCTGTTGACAAAAGGAGAAGGGGACAATATGGTTCTAATGCTGACTCAATGAATGGAAATAATGTTTCTC GAGAAAGGATATTCCGCATTGGTTGTGAGCGGTATAAGATGGACTCTTCTGGGAAGACACTACACAGAATTTCAG ATGAGGAACCATCGGTGTCAGTTCCAGAGGCAAAAAAATCTTACGTCCCGAAAAGATTATTGATTGGGAACGATGA GTATGTACGGGTTGGCAATGGTAATAAGCTGGTTAGAAATCCAAAGAGACGAGTCCGCATCTTAGCAAGTGAGAAAGTACGCTGGAGTTTGCACACTGCTAGAATTCGGTTGGCAAGAAAGAAACAGTATTGCCAGTTTTTTACAAGGTTTGGCAAGTGTAACAAGGATAGTGGAAAATGTCCTTACATTCATGACCCATCTAAAATCGCCGTCTGCTCTAAATTTCTGAATGGTTCTTGCTCTGATACTAACTGTAAATTGACTCACGAG GTTATTCCCGAAAGAATGCAAGACTGCTCCTATTTTCTGCAAG GAATATGCTCAAATGAGAATTGTCCATATAGACATGTAAATGTGAATCCAAATGCTTCCATCTGTGAAGGTTTTCTCAGGGGTTATTGTGCTGATGGCAATGag TGTCAGAAGAAACACACCTATGTCTGCCCCGTTTTTGAAGCAACTGGCAACTGTCCCAAAGGTTCAAACTGCAAGCTTCACCATCCGAAGAACAGAAGGAAGGGAGCGAAAAGGAAAGCTTTGAGCGAGTTAAAGAATGGTCGAGGTCGTTACTTTGGCTCTCCGCACATTCATATTTCTGAGTGCATAACAGCTGGATCAGAGAAGCCTTCTGTCAAGGGGAATAATGACATATTCCTTGAAGGGAAGTTTGTCGATTTTATTAGCCTAGATGGTAGTGACGAAGAGGAACAGACTATTGATCAGAGAAGCGAGGAAAAGCCACTTTGCGAGAGTGGTCCAGCAGAGATGCAACTGGATGATCTCGATGAGCTTATTAAGCCCGTGCGTCTGATAAATAGGAATAGGTCTGTAGGTTCATCTCCCTATATAGATAGCCCAAGTGATATGACCACAAGCTATGTATCAGAGTAG